GCTGTAATAAACGAGGTTCTTCCGCGAAAAAACCTCTTGCCGCGCCCTCCGGTATCAAATATCGATGTTTTGTTTATTGTGTGCGCAAGCTCTGAACCGGAGCCGTCGGTGCTTGGAATCGACAAGCTTACCGTCATAGCCGCTCATCTTTCTATAAAGCCCATACTGATTATAAATAAAACTGAAATAAATCCGGTAAAAGCGTCCGAACTTTTTGATATATATTCTTTTTCGGGAATTAATACATTTTTATTCCAGGAAAACACTCATGATGAAGTAAAAGCTGCTCTGCTCCCTTTAATAGAAGGAAATGTTTGTACATTCGCGGGAGAAAGCGGAGTCGGCAAATCAACGCTCCTCAATTCACTTTTCGGAGAAGATATTTCAAAAACTTCTGTTTTGAGTGACAAAAGTAAAAGAGGGCGTCAGACAACACGCGAAAGTGTTTTATATCCGATTTCTTTTTGTAAAAGCCCTTCTTTTTTGGCGGATACTCCCGGTTTCTCGCTTCTTGATTTTGAAAAGAACTCATTTGTGGATAAATATGAGCTTGCCCAGTGTTTTTCTGATTTTATTTCTTTTACAGATAAATGTAAATATAATAAATGCTCGCATACGGTTGAGGAAGGATGCGCCGTGCTTGAAGCGGTAAGAGAAGGAAAAATTAAGAAAACCCGCCATGAAAGCTATATGTATTTATATAATTGTGTAAAAAATTTTAAACCTTGGGAAAAGAGGTCATAGTCACAAATAAATAAAGATATAATTATATCATGTTTTTGTATTTCCTTTGCTTAATATTACAATTCTAATATCTATATATAGTGTTTCAAAGACTTTTTTATTTCATTATTTTATATTTTCCGATTTGACACAATAATATTTTTTATTGTATTAATGCTATAATTATAATATAAAATCACAATTGTACAATTTGTACATTTTTTTCATTTAATTTTTGTTCATATCGACTGTTGCAATTTATTCATACACATGTTACAATATATTCAGAAATTTTATAGGAGGATATCTATGAAAAAGACTTTTGCATTACTCATTGCCATCGTCATGATAGCTTCTCTGTGCGCATTTCAGGTAAGCGCAGCCGGAAAGGTTGTTTATGTCGGCGGCGATCCAACTCTTGAAGAAAAAGGCACCGGAACACAAGATGATCCTTTTTCAAAGCTCTCTCTTGCGATCAAAGCACTTCCGCAAGGCGGCGAAATCGTTCTCTTAAACGACATTGACCTCGGATACGAATACACCAATGACAAAACCAAACCAGCTCCTACGGCAGATACAATCGGTAATTCATCCGATACTGCTTTTCATTGCAGAAACCCATTTCATACCGGATATATTACAATCCGCAGTGAATCATCCAGTGATGTAAAAAATATTGTTTTTACATGTCACAGAGATTTTACATCCTGGGTAATGGGTGGTCCGACGATATTTAAGGATGTAAAATTCAGTTTTTCAGCAATCGGTGGTTATAAGAGGATCTATTCAAACGGATTCCCGCTTATATTAGACTCAGGTACCACTGGTGAAGGAACTTATTTCTATCCCGGAATAAGCCCCTATACAACCGATGAAGATAAAGCTTCAAGAATCGTGACAAAATCTGATATCATATTCAAAGACGGTAATTGGAATTATCTTTTCGGCGCTCAGGCGACCAACTGCGCCAGCGATCTTGTTTCAAATTATTATGTAATAGGAAAAGCTTCTATCGTCGGATATGCTTCTGTCGGTCCGATGTTTGGAGTTTCTTTCAAAGAAGCAAACCTCTATGTGGATACTACAGGAGCGGTCGCTACTGTTCATTCAGCATATCAAGGTAAAGACGGAACCGTAAATATCTATATCAGAAACGGCTCAGTCGGAACTCTCAACTGCGCCACACAAAGCGGCGGCACACTTAAAGCTGTCAACGTTTATATTTCCGGCGGAGATGTCACCACGGCTCTCAACGGAAAATGCGACGTTGCCGAATCGACAAATCTCTTTCTCGGCAAGGGCTTTAAACCAACTGCCACCGCAGCTGATTTTACATCGACAAATGAATCCACAATTTTCTATGTAGACGGAGCTCTCGGTCATGCAGATTCCGGAGACGGCAGCCATGGCAATCCTTTTGCAAAAATTTCTCAGGCTATAAAAGCAATAGGCGACAATGACGGCACAGTTGTTCTTCTCTCTGATGTTGACCTTGCATACGAAATGTATGAAACTCCCAACGGAAGCGATGATACAGTTAAAACTCATATTTTCAATCCTAAACACAAGGGAACCATAACAATTCTTGGCACTTCCTGCGAAGCTCCCACAAATATCAAGATGACCGCTCATCGTTGGTATGCTTCCTGGAATATGGGCGGAAACACAATTTGCTACAACATAGGAATATTTGGTAACTGTTCATATTATCAGATCTTTAACAATGGTTATGACCTTACTTTTGATTATAACTGCACAACTGCCGGCGGTGCGACATATTTTTACACCGGTAATTCTCCTTATCTTTCCGATGAAGACACCGCGGCTCTCGACGGCAAATATACCGGCGGATCGCTCACTTTTAAAACCGGTACATGGAATTACATTTTCGGGCCGAAGAAAACCGCTATTGCTGAAGTGTCCGAAGGCGAAACCCCGGCTGATAATTTCAACGAAGATGTCAGCACTGCAAATAATATACTCGGTGATGCTGTGTTCTCAGGTTATATTGAGCTGGGCGGAATGGATAATGTCAACGTCAACAAAGTAACTTTGAACTGCAACACCGCAGGCACTATCGGAACTCTGCATGTCGGTTATGCCGGCAACATAAAGGAATGCAGACTCAACCTTCTTAGCGGTACTATCGACAAAGCAGCTCTCGGCAGCGTAAGCGCTGAAGGTTTAACCTGCGATAAGATGATCCTTAATCTTCGCGGCGGCGATATAACAACTCAGTTTGATCTCATTGATACCAAGCCTTTCACTTTCGGTGAAGCAATCGCGTATGTAGCAGACGGAATAAAATACACCGCTACAGCCGGCGAGGGTATTACTCTTAAGACCGGAAATCTCCCCGCTACAGTCTCTCTTGACAAGACATCATATAAACCCGGTCAAGCAATCACTGTTTCCTTCACAGATGCTTCCGCAAAAGACTGGGTTGGAATTATTAAGAAGGGTCACACCCCCGGAGAAACCGCCATCGACAATGATATGGGCGGCAAAACATTCGGATCTGCTCTCATGTGGGCTTATATAAGCGGCGAAGGACAAGTAGTTCTTACCGCTGAATCTGAAGGCTGTCTCAAAGATCTCGAAAAGATCGAGCTTCCTGTCGGCGATTACATCCTCTTCTACGCTCAGAACGACAGCTATGCAGTAACTCAGTCTATCGAATTCAAAGTAAGCAATGAAACCGCTCCTACCGAGACCGGCGATATGACATATATTCTCATCGCCGCAATCATTTTATCAGCAATAGCAGCAGCCGTTGTTGTTAAGAAGCAGAGATCATAATTCGCTTAAATAAATTACCGGAAGCTTTTCAGCTTCCGGTAATTTTTATTCCCAAAACTCGTTTAATGCATCTTTTAAATCATCAATATCGGCAATATGTTTTATATCATCCCAATCGTCAGGAAAAGCTTCTATATAGTCCTGCTGTCTGTATCTTGAATCGCAAAGTAATATGAATCCTCTGTCATCTTCGCTTCTGATAACTCTGCCGGCAGCCTGAAAGACACGGTTTAATCCCGGCAGATCATATGCGAGTCTTTTCCCTGTTTCTCCTCTTTCGTCATATAGTAATACCTGAGATTCCTTTTCTTTATTCGGAGGCACCAATCCAACTCCTACAATTATGGCACCGTAAAGAGCATCTCCAATCAGGTCTATTCCTTCAGAAAATATTCCGCCTAAAACAGCAAAACCGACCATTGAAATATTGCCTAAAGCAATCTGACGAAAGCTTGATACAAACGATTCTCTTTCAGAATTCGGCATATGCCTTTTTTGTACTATAATTTTATCATATGAAAAAAGTCTTTTGTAAACCGATACCGCATTTTCAAGGTAATCAAAAGACGGCATAAAAACAAGATAATTTCCATGCTTCACATTAACTGCCGCGTTTATATATCTACAAAGATCAACAACAGTCGAATTTCTTGCCGAATATGTAGTTTCTATTTCTATGTCTGCAATCAATCGGTTTTCACGTGCATATGGCGATGGCAAATCAATAAAATTGTCAAAATCATTTCCGCCCAGTACGTTGAAATAATATTCGCTCGGCAGCAGAGTCGCAGAAAAAAACACAGCATTTCCCCATTGCAGCACAATGCTTGAAATCCGTTCCGATGGATCGATAAGATATATTTTTAATGATCCGTCCGTATCATAAAGCGTCATATAGGTTCTGATATAGGATGATATTAATCTGTTTGAGCTTTTGCTATCAAGATTCCGAACTGTTTTCGCTATATCGGCTATAAAACAAAACCTTTTATATTTGAAATAAAGATCTTTTATCTTTTCATACGGATACGGCAATGTGTCATCTTCTGGATTCAACGTTATCAACCGTTTCAACAAAAGCTCAGAGAGCTTATATGCGTATATCACTGGTTCATCTTCAAGCTCAAATGAAAATAATTTGTTTTCTTCCTTTACAGCTTTTGCGGCAATTTTAAAATAATTAAGTAAATCCGAAGTAATTTCCGCTTCCTGCTTAAATTTGTTTGATATTGCTTTATAAAATGACGAAATATCTGATTCGTCAAGTCTCGCGGACCAACATTCTCTTACTCTGTCAGGAAGGTTATGCGCCTCGTCTATAAGAAGGAAATAATTATCAGTATTCAACGCGTATCGCTTTATTGAAACAAATGGATCAAAAATATAATTGTAGTCGCAGATGACGATATCGCAATATTCAGAGGCGTCAAGCGCAAGCTCAAAAGGACATACTTTATATTTATCAGCAAAAAAGCCTATATCTTTTTCGCTGATATGTGTGTTTTGATTCAGCAGATTAAGTAATGCTTCATTTATCCGTGAGTAATGACCTGCTGCCTTTTCGCATAGCTCAGGAGTGCATTCATCAAACGGGCAGAGATCATGCTTTGACGCAAGGGTAATTGATTTTAATAAAGGCTTTCCGTTTTGGAGCGCATTAAGCGCATCCATTGCGGCGGCCCTTATACTGCTTCTTGGTGTTAAATAAAATATTTTATCTGTTTTTCCGGCCAGAAGTAATTTAATTGCCGGATACAGAGCAGAAATTGTCTTCCCTATACCGGTAGGAGCAGACGCAAACAACTTGTATTTATTTTTACCCGCTTTATATATTTCACGTATAAGCTCTTTTTGTCCGTCGCGGTATTTATCATACGGAAATTTAATTGTCTTATTATTCAGTTCAGGATTTATATATCGCTTTGCAGCTATCAATGCAAAAGGAAGGTAAGCTTTGATCAGCGTATTAAAGAATTCGTTCAGCTCAGTAAATTCATTAACGCTTTCTCTGTATACTATTTCACCGCTGTTGACCGGCACATAACAAAGCCTGATATTACATCTTGATAGCTTTCTGGAAACGCAAAGCATGAAGGCATAACATTTTGCCTGGGCAAGGTGAAGCGGGTTATACGGAACATTTTCTGCGGTACCTTTAACGCTTTTAATTTCATCTACGGTGTATTCGCCATTGTTCAATGAAATGCCGTCGGCAATTCCGGACACAACAAATTCGATACAGTTATCAGCCAGGACAAACTTTGATTCAAGACGAACCTCAGCTCTGTAATTCTCGTTTTCAGATATCATATCCGATTCAAAACGAGAATGAACGTCCTTTCCTTCTTTGAGCCTGTCAGATGTATAAATTCCGCGACCGCCAATATCTCCAGAGCGAAGCAAGAAGCAGACAAGCTCTCCCACTGAAATATTGACAGTACATTTACATACAGATAATTCATCTGAAATAGATTTTCTGGTTTTCATTTAATTGTTACGAAGTTTTTCAGAATACCTATACCTTCAATTTCAACTTCTATTATATCACCGGCTTTTATCTCTCCGATTCCGCTGGGTGTTCCTGTGGTGACAACATCGCCAGGCATTAGAGTCATACATGACGTAATGAATTCAAGCTGTTCATATACATTCCAACGCATATCTGATGTATTTGCCTTCTGAACTGTCTTTCCGTTACGAACCGTTCTGATATTCAAGCACATAGGATCAACTTCAGTTTCAATCCATGGACCGAAGGGAGCAAAGGTATCAAATCCTTTTGCGCGTGTCCATTGACCATCAATTTTTTGAATGTCACGTGCTGTCACATCGTTAAAGCAGGTATAGCCCAATATATAGTTATGTGCGTCAGATGCTTTAACGCTGCTTGCTTTTTGCGATATAATAAACGCCAGCTCACCCTCATAATCGATTCTTCCAAAACCATTCGGGATCCTGATATTGCCTAAATGATGGTTTACAGAGCTTGGAGGCTTCAGAAAAATGACCGGTGTCTCAGGCACTTCTCCTCCGATCTCAGCAATGTGTTCTTTATAACATTTGCCGACAGCGACGATCTTTGACGGCATTGAAGGAGAAAGGATTACTATATTGTCCGTTTGATCTGATATTGGCAGAATTTCACCTGTTTCGGTAAACCTAAGAAAATCCGTATCACAGCTTTTTTCTTTATTTAAATATTCGCACACAGAGATTTTATCTCCAACGATTTTACCGTATAAAACCGTTTTCTTTTTTCCGTCATTATACTCAAAACGTACAATACGCATATCTATTCTCCGTTTTATAAGTTATTCAGGATTTCAGACCATACATTCCCGCTTCCCTCTCCTGTAAGAGAAGAAAATGGTATCACTTTCGTGCCCGGACGGATGATATCACTGTTTCGAAGCTCGTCTAGATTGATTTTTAGAATTGCTTTTGTTAGTTTATCAGATTTTGTGGCCGCAACAATATATGGTATGTCATGGTAATTCATCCATGTAAACATATTGATATCATCTTTTGTCGCTCCGACTTTTATATCTATCAACTGTATAACGGCTTTAAGCTTGTCGTTTTCTTCGAAATAAGCTTCAACCAGATTAGACCACTTAAGCTGTTCTTCGTTGCTGCGCTGTGCATATCCATATCCGGGAAGATCCACAAAATATATCTTTCCGTCTATATTGTAATAATTAATTGTAATCGTTTTCCCCGGCATTCCGCTTACGCGTGCAAAGTTTTTTCTGTTCAATAGTTTATTAATCAATGAACTTTTGCCTACATTTGAACGTCCCGAAAAAGCAATTTGATATAATCCGTCTCTTATCAGCTGCTCGGAAAATCCGGCGGAAATTGTCAGAGATACATTGTTTTTATTCATCACTTCCTCCTGAAGCTTATTAAACGGTAAATAATAAGATTTTCAGCTTCGCATGCCTGTAATATTAACAGGTACTCTTATTTCTGAAATACTTATATTCGTATTTTCAAAATCAGTAGCTGAAGGCGCTTTTACTTTTGTTTCAGATGCGCTTTCTAATTCTTTGAAACCGCATAATGCAACTCTCAACACATCGAAAATGCTATCTGCCGGAATAAATTCAACATTTTGTTTAACTTCTTCGTCGACTTCATCAAGATCATCAAGGTTTTCGATGGGAATTATTATTTTCTTCATTCCGTTTGCATAAGCAGCCGAGCACTTTTCTCTGAGACCGCCTATAGCAAGCACATTTCCAGTGAGCGTTATTTCGCCTGTCATTGCGATGTCGGTTCTTACGGGCATTTCGGAAAGAGCCGATACAAGCGCACAGGTCATAGATACTCCTGCGCTCGGCCCGTCCTTTGGCACCGCTCCTTCGGGAAAATGAATATGTATGTCAGTCTTATTATAAAAATTTGTATCCTTAATTCCGAACGCTTCGGCATTTTTCCTAATAAGACTTATCGCAGCGTGAGCCGATTCCTTCATAACATCTCCGAGCATACCCGTTAGCTCAAGCTTACCGGTACCGGGCATGGTCAAAACTTCGACTTTAAGCAATTCGCCGCCGGATTCTGTCCACGCAAGTCCATTTACAACACCGATCTGCGGAAGCTTTTCAATCTTATCTTTTTTATATTTTCTTTTTTCAAGATAATTGATTATGTCAGCAGACTCAATAGTCAATGTCTGAGCCTCGCCCGAAACAATCTTTTTTGCGGCACGGCGGCATATCTTAGCTATCTCTCTTTCAAGATTTCTGACGCCTTGCTCTCTTGTGTAATACTCGATTATTTCTGTAATCGACGCATCTGTGAATTTTAAAATCCTTCGATTCAACCCATGACGCTTAACCTGCTTAGGAATTATATGGTTTTTTGCTATTGATATTTTTTCCGACGCAGTGTAACCCTTAATGCTAATAATTTCCATTCTATCGAGCAATGCTCTTGGAATGGTCTCAGTAGTATTTGCTGTTGCAATAAACATACAATCCGAAAGGTCAACCGGTATTTCAATAAAATGATCTCTGAACGCGTGATTCTGTTCACCGTCCAATACCTCAAGCAAAGCCGACGCGGGATCTCCGTGACCGTCATATGCAAGCTTATCAATTTCATCAAGTACAACAACCGGATTCAAAGAACCGGCTTGCGTCAAAGCGTTTACTATTCTACCTGGCATACTACCTATATACGTTTTTCTATGTCCGCGTATTTCCGCTTCATCACGAATACCTCCCAGAGATATACGCACATATTTTCTTTTCATAGCTCTTGCTATTGAAGCGCATATTGATGTTTTACCGACTCCAGGCGCTCCGACAAGGCAGATGATCTGTGTCTTCAGTTCAGGAGCAAGCTGTTTTACAGCAAGAAATTCAATGATTCTTTTCTTGACGTCGATTAAACCGTCATGATCTTCATTCAATATTTTTTCCGCGGATTTTATATCAAGTCTGTCTTTGGTTTTCTTTGTCCAAGGCAATTCAAGACATGCGTCTATATAATTTTTAATAACGGTGGCTTCCGCTGAACCAAACGCCATCTTTGAAAGCTTTTCATTTTCTTTTAAAAGACGGTCTTCAACAGCTTTCGGCAGCTTCTTTTTTACTATTTCATCGTAAAGCTCATCGGATTCTTCTTCAGGTTCGGTATTTCCAAGTTCTTCTCTTATAACATGAAGCTGCTCACGGAGAAAATAATCGCGCTGACTTTTATCCATCCGATCATGGACCTTTTTGTTTATGTCCTCTTCGAGCTTTAGTATATCAATCTCTGATTCCAAAATAAGAGAAATCAACTCCGCGCGTTTTATCGGGTCGAATTCCTCAAGAATTTCTTGTTTGTCTTCATATTTAAACAACACATTAGCGGCGATAAAATCCGAAAATAACCCCGGATCGCTAATTGCGTTTATAGCGACAGTCGCCTCTTTTGAAAGCTTCGGAGCAAATTTTAGATATGTATTAAGCCTGTCTATTGCGTTTTTAATTAAAGCTTCTCCGCGGATACCGCCGTTATCATCAAGCGCTATCGCTTTTTTGATTACATCGGCGTACAATTCTCCGTTTTCATACTTATGAAGCTCCGTCATTTCTGCGCGAGCAACTCCTTCCACGATAAGACGGTATTGCTTATCCGGAAGTTTTAAAGCTTGTTTTATTACTGCAATTGTGCCGATTTTATATAGATCCTTTTGTTCAGGAATATCTACAGAAGAATCAATTTGTGTCACTATAAATATTTTTTTGTCCGATTCCAGCGCTTTTTCAATAGCTGCGACAGATATTTCTCTCGTAGCTTCGAATCCTGTCGGCATATCAGGAAATACTACCATTCCTCGCATTGCAATTACAGGGAGAGTAAAGCTTGTTAATTTTTCTGTATATTTAACCATTTATATTATTTCCTTTTTTCATATTGAGCAGAATAAGTCATTTTCTATTATATCAGACAAAAGAATAAAAGACCATAAGTTTTTATTAATTTTCAATTAAATTTTCTGAGCGGTTAATAGTAAGCGATGTCGTAAAACAAAAAAGCGAGCCCCGAGGAGCTCGCTTTTTTGTTTATTCACTTTTGAATTTAATTATTTAGCTCTTCTTTTTGCGACAACTACACCTGCAAGGCTAAGAGCAGCAACGAGAGCGAATACAACGGTGGTATCACCGGTGGTCGGATTCGTTGTATCATCTTCTGCAGGTTCTGTTGCAGTGGGATGAGCATCAGCGTATGCTTTTGCGATCACGGCGTCAGCATCAGTTTCATGAGCAGGCGTAGGAGCCATAGCAGCTCTTCCGGCTGCGGAATCGTCTGTCTTTATCAAAAGGCAGTCGTACTGAATGTCATTAGCAATGGTATCTTTTGTAGCATAGAGATTAACGGTGATATAAGCAGTTCCTGCGGGAGCAGTTGTTGCAAAACCAGCGCCGCCATCATATGCATTTCCAGCATTGGCAGTGTCAGAATTGGCAGTGTATTCATAATAGTTGGTATCAGTAGCGGCAACAGCTTTGAGATCCTTGTCCCAATACTCAACTTTGAAGCCCATAACTCCTTGAGCGCTGGTCATATTATCAACAAACCAAAGAACGCATTCGGTCTTGATCTTTGTTCCTGCTTCAACGGGAATATAAGCTGTTCTTATTCCCATAACGCTGTTGGCATCGGTCTTATCAAATCCGAGAGCAAACTTTCTATACCAACCATAAGTAGATTGGAATATTTTCGCATCGGTAAATTCGCTGTCTTTTGATTTAACGAAGCCGTAAGGAAGACTGTCATCAGTAAAGCCCGCGTTTTCAATAACACGCATGCCTTTTTCGTCCTGAACAATGGTATCGATATTGGTCGGCATACCGTCGGCGGCAACAGGATATCCTTCGAAATCGGTGTAGAAAATTACACCATTGTCTTTGTCTGTCCATGCGATGAACTTAGGATCGGTCGTGGGAGCAGCATATGAGCTGACTGCGATCAGAGCCGAAATCATCATGCATGCAAGAATAACGGAAAAAAGTCTTATAGCCTTTTTCATAGTGAAACCCTTTCTTTTGTACAAAATTTCTATGTTTATTATACCGCATTTAAATTCGTAATACAAGAGGATTTTTGAATAATTTTAATTTTTTTTAAATTTTTTACAGACGAGGTGTGTCAACGCTTTCACATATTGGATATCCCTGGGAAGATCTCTTCGCATTTCCAATACCTTCCTGCTCGAACACAACTATATCATTTTCTCCTTTTTTCAAAAGAGCTTCCGGTAAAAAGAGCGTTTTAGTAGGTCCAACATCAAAGTATCTTCCTAAATTAAAACCGTTTACGAAAACAATTCCCTTCTTAAAGCCCTCTGTTTTAATAAATGTGTGCCCGTCCGGAGCGTCATTCAAAAAAAGAGTCCCTTTCATAAACGCGGGAAGCATATCCGCACTAAGCTCGGATGACGGAATATACCCGTCATCGGGAATATCGGTCATCGGGCATGTATACACATCCCATTCAAACTGATATTGGTAGTCAAGCTTAATACCACCAATAATTCCCTTTCTGTCATATATACCCGAGCCGTAATTTACGCGTCCCATATTCTCTGTCACAATCGTTATCAATAATCCGCTCTCAGGTATTTCAGGAAGCTTCAAATGCTTGTTTTGCTCCTCGTCGTTGCGGTATATGGTTTTTAAAAGCTTTCCGTCCGCAAAAATATACGCTCTGTCTCTTATGTCACCAAAGCTCAGTTCTCCGCCCGTGTGCGGCCCGCAAAGGCGTTTTTCGTATACTATATAGCCTGTGTTCTGATCATATTTTTCCATTGAATCCGGAAAAGAGGAATGATGAAATCCTGAAATATCTTTAAAACATGATAAAAATGGTTTGGCGCGGTCGAGAATTATTTCTCCGTAAGCACGTCTTTTATGTTCAGCAGGTCGTTCGGGAAGCTTCACTTTTGTTCTTTCTTTCATCAGTGAACAAAGCTTTGTATATTTTTCAGTATATCCTCCCCATTCGCTTATTATGCTGTCATAATCATAGCTTGTTACAGTCGGCATATATTTACCGTCATAGTTCGCACCGTTCATAAACCCGAAGTTTGTCCCGCCGTGAAACATATAGAAATTAAAGGACGCATTTGCATCCAGCATATCGGCGACTTCTTTTCCGAACGATTCCGTATCGCGTGTATGATGCGGAGCATCAATCGCCCAGTGATCAAACCATCCGTCCCAAAATTCAGTACACATAGGCGGATCATCCGGTCTGAAACGCTTCAATTCGTCAAAGGCGGCCTTTGCGTTGCTTCCGAAGTTTGCCGTTTCGTAAACCTCCGGAAGGCTTCCACCCTGGAACGACAGCCTGACAGGACCGTCAGAGGTGAAAAAGAATGTGTCAATTCCATTTTTTAAGTATAATTCCTTTAATGCGGCAAGATATGACTTATCATTTCCAAAGCTGCCATATTCATTTTCGATCTGCAGCGCTATTACGTTTCCACCGCGTGAATATAATGAATCATGTATTAAATCGCAATATTTATTAAGATAATCACGCACATGCGTCATATAAGGCTCCGAATTGCATCTGAGCCTTATGTTTTCATCCTTTAACAGCCAAGCGGGAAATCCGCCAAAATCCCATTCGGCACAAATATACGGACCCGGACGGAGAATGACGTACAAACCAACTTCCGATGCCGCTTCAATAAATTTTTTCAAATCAAGCATTCCTGAAAAATCGAAACAGCCCTTTTGTGGCTCATGCAGATTCCAGCATGAATATGTCTCCACGGTATTCATTCCGCAGGATTTCAGCTGTAACAGCCGTTCTTTCCAGTATTCGGGAAACACGCGAAAATAATGAATTGAACCGGATCTGATTATAAATGGATCATCATCGAGATAAAACGAACCGTTTTTAATACAAAGATCTTTTTTCATATGCCTCTCCTTATTTATTTTAAATATTTGATTTTTTAAGTTGAGCGTAATTACCCAGCAGTTTCTTTCGTCCTGCTTTTGCAAAATCGATTACATAAAGCATATCGCCCGCAACCTCGGTCGCTTCAACTATTTCACCGATACCGAACAGCTTATGCTCGATAATATCCCCTGCGTCGAATTTAGGTGCTTTATTTACATTGATCTTTGGTGATTTTGTATCAGGCAACCGATCATGCTGAGAATTTACGGAAGCTCTGCCGCCAGAGCCGCCTTTTATTTTACTGCTTTCCGTTCTTTTTGAGTTTTCAAATCGTTGCCCTTCATCGAGGCATTCATAATCTTTGTTTCTTTCCTCCGGACACGAACGAAAGACCTTGACATTTTTATTATCGCAGTATTCATCGGGTATCTCCGAAGCAAAACGCGAAACCGGATTTCGCGATATGAAGCCGTATAAAAGCCTTGTTTCGCAGTTTGTTATACAAATGTTTTTCTTTGCACGGGTTAACGCGACATAAAAAAGCCGTCTTTCTTCTTCTATTTCATCCGGAGAATCAACCGATCTCTGCGATGG
The Oscillospiraceae bacterium genome window above contains:
- the lon gene encoding endopeptidase La is translated as MVKYTEKLTSFTLPVIAMRGMVVFPDMPTGFEATREISVAAIEKALESDKKIFIVTQIDSSVDIPEQKDLYKIGTIAVIKQALKLPDKQYRLIVEGVARAEMTELHKYENGELYADVIKKAIALDDNGGIRGEALIKNAIDRLNTYLKFAPKLSKEATVAINAISDPGLFSDFIAANVLFKYEDKQEILEEFDPIKRAELISLILESEIDILKLEEDINKKVHDRMDKSQRDYFLREQLHVIREELGNTEPEEESDELYDEIVKKKLPKAVEDRLLKENEKLSKMAFGSAEATVIKNYIDACLELPWTKKTKDRLDIKSAEKILNEDHDGLIDVKKRIIEFLAVKQLAPELKTQIICLVGAPGVGKTSICASIARAMKRKYVRISLGGIRDEAEIRGHRKTYIGSMPGRIVNALTQAGSLNPVVVLDEIDKLAYDGHGDPASALLEVLDGEQNHAFRDHFIEIPVDLSDCMFIATANTTETIPRALLDRMEIISIKGYTASEKISIAKNHIIPKQVKRHGLNRRILKFTDASITEIIEYYTREQGVRNLEREIAKICRRAAKKIVSGEAQTLTIESADIINYLEKRKYKKDKIEKLPQIGVVNGLAWTESGGELLKVEVLTMPGTGKLELTGMLGDVMKESAHAAISLIRKNAEAFGIKDTNFYNKTDIHIHFPEGAVPKDGPSAGVSMTCALVSALSEMPVRTDIAMTGEITLTGNVLAIGGLREKCSAAYANGMKKIIIPIENLDDLDEVDEEVKQNVEFIPADSIFDVLRVALCGFKELESASETKVKAPSATDFENTNISISEIRVPVNITGMRS
- a CDS encoding beta-galactosidase family protein; the encoded protein is MKKDLCIKNGSFYLDDDPFIIRSGSIHYFRVFPEYWKERLLQLKSCGMNTVETYSCWNLHEPQKGCFDFSGMLDLKKFIEAASEVGLYVILRPGPYICAEWDFGGFPAWLLKDENIRLRCNSEPYMTHVRDYLNKYCDLIHDSLYSRGGNVIALQIENEYGSFGNDKSYLAALKELYLKNGIDTFFFTSDGPVRLSFQGGSLPEVYETANFGSNAKAAFDELKRFRPDDPPMCTEFWDGWFDHWAIDAPHHTRDTESFGKEVADMLDANASFNFYMFHGGTNFGFMNGANYDGKYMPTVTSYDYDSIISEWGGYTEKYTKLCSLMKERTKVKLPERPAEHKRRAYGEIILDRAKPFLSCFKDISGFHHSSFPDSMEKYDQNTGYIVYEKRLCGPHTGGELSFGDIRDRAYIFADGKLLKTIYRNDEEQNKHLKLPEIPESGLLITIVTENMGRVNYGSGIYDRKGIIGGIKLDYQYQFEWDVYTCPMTDIPDDGYIPSSELSADMLPAFMKGTLFLNDAPDGHTFIKTEGFKKGIVFVNGFNLGRYFDVGPTKTLFLPEALLKKGENDIVVFEQEGIGNAKRSSQGYPICESVDTPRL